ATCCAGCAGTGCCACCTACCATGTAATTGATTTCTACCTGCGCCTTTGATACTGGCGAAAAATCAGGAACTCCATTTTTATATTGAATACCTTTAATCCCAGCTTCATCTAATATACGTTTCAATATAGGGTCTGGTGGTGGTTTAGGCGTACTTAAAGATTCTCCTCTGATTCCTTCAAATTCAACCTTCGAATTAACTGGTGAAGGTGTCTGATTATACCTTGCTTCATAAGAACTAGCAAAATCGGTTTGTCTAAAAGCAGGTGGAACTTCAGCCTCTCTATTACCCGTACCCTTACCACCATCTTTAGACTTCGCAAACTTATAATAAGCTTCTATTAATTCGCCTTGTGGTATTTTGGTTATGATAGTTCCACCAACACTAGAGAATGCATAAGAAGCATCCCTCTTAAATGATTGTAACATTTCAAGCGTAGGCTTTAATTCTTTTGCTAGTTTTACTGCATTCGCAATTGTACTTATTCCACTTGATGCTTTTGCTCCTTTTGCGACATGACCGATTTTATTTAGTCCCTTATCGCCCAAAAATGCGGTAGCTACTTGCGTTAATATATAAGTAGACAATTCAGTACGGCTCTCTGCATCTCCATCTATCATATCTCGTTTTATTTTATTTGAAAATGCATGCCACATATTTTTTGCAGTCTCATCCAAATGGAAAAGTGCATAGGTTACATTAATAAAAGTTCCTATATCCATATTACTTAAAGCTACTGCGGACTCGATTTCATCTCCAATAGCTTTCCCAGATCCTCTTTGAGTCGCTTCCCACATCTTTTTCACTATTTCAAACATGCCAACTATACTGTCTGCCGTATCGTCCCAAGCATTTCTAACCGGAGATTTCTCCTCAATTATGTTATTTGTTTCTATATCCTTAATTGACTGATCGGTTTTTCGGGCTGTTTCTTCTATAATCCCCTGAATAGAACTCACCCAATCCATATTCAACCCTTGTGTACTAAACGTACCACTTACAGGACTAAATCCTTTCCCGCTTTGCACTTCAGCGAGTCCGGCTGTGATGCTAGCTGCTAATTGGAGGGCGGTGCTGTAATTGTTGCTGGACGTATGATTGAATTCATTTAAACTCTCTCCTTAATTTACAGAACCATTCGTAAACAGAAAAATAGTGGCAGTTGGATTCTCCAAACTACCACTATTTTCAATCTCTTTATTCATTAAATTCCTTATAATTTAGTTTTTCAGCGTTACTCATGATGCACAATGTTTTAATTTGCTCGTTATAGAACTTCCTCTACATCGACACTCTCTATCTTTACTTCATACATATTTGGGATATTTACTCCTTCCGGTACCCATGCATAATAGTTTTGATCATTCTCTAAAATAAATTGAACTAACTTTGTTTCTGATCCATTCCAGAAATTTTTAAGATTATCAATGTAATCCTCTAAATCCTCTTTATAGTCCAGTTGTAATATATAATCTCTTACGGTAAGGGCAAACACAATTAAACTTCCTAATAGATCCTTTTGCTCATTTTCTTCTTCATACTCTTGTGGTAAGAACCACACTTGACCTATTCCTATCGTTTTTTTGTATTTTTCATAAAAACTACTATCATCCATATTCTCATAATCATGAATCAATTCATTGACCAATGAATGCCATTTTGGCGGAATAATGTTTTCCAATGCAGGATTATTTTCAATTCCTTCTACTATATCCACGATTTCTTCTGTCTCATCTTCATAGTGATATTCACTTAGGTCTATATGCTTAAATTTCATTTCATTTTTGTAATGCGCCAAATCATATGGATAATGATTATTATCTTTTAAACTTATATCATCAAGTTCGAGTATCTTTACTAGTGCAGCTGTCTCAAAGCTCCAATACCCTACATATCCAGGTTCTTTATGTGCATTTTTCCATTCATAATCATAATGGCCTTTAAACCATTCTTTCTCCATATACGTTTGTAATCTTTTAGATGCTTCTTTTTTATCTATTTGTGCAAGTTCTATAATTTCTCTCGTTTTTGCATATGGATTGTCTTTATAATATCTATTCGTCATTTTTGTGTATCCGATATCACTAGCGCATACGAGGAAATCAATTACTGCGTCGTTCATATTTTTTTTATCAACTATCTTTTTTAATCTTTCTATATTCTTTTTATCCGTTTCTAATAGAATCCCTAAGGAAATCACCCACAGCATATATATATATCCAATTTTGTGAGTACCTGTATACTCTAAATCATCCAATGCATTATAAAAATATGCTTCCATTGTACTTATGTCTTCTCCTAAAGAATACATCGCCCTAATATCGTTCATCTCATGTATAAAATTCGACAAATGATTTTCTAATATAATACTTTTGTTATCATTAGGATATCTTTGAATACCATTTTTTTCATCTTCTTCTAAACTTTTAATTTCTTCTCTATTTTCTTCAATAAACTCTTTATGATATTCTATTCCCCTTTTACATTTTTCTTCTATACATAATTGATCTCTCATTCTATTTAATTCCTCCTAGCTTCTAGCTTATGGCCATTCTCCAACGATGTTACCCTTAGAATCTATCTTAAACGTTTTAACCTTTCCACTACTATCAACTTTTGATAATACTCTTTCAACTTTACCTTTTTGCAATGCTTTCGTAATCTGTTCAGCTAATACTTCATCTCCCTCAACAGCTTTTAATATTCTACTTTTTCCAGTTTCAGAACCTTTCAACCAATCATTTGACATTTGTCGTCCATCTTTAGTTTTCCCTAATTGTGAACTGCCAAATTTTGCTTCATCAATAACATATTTGATCTTTGATTCTGCATTTGTATTTTCGTATAATCCATCAATTCCTTTTACTATTTTATCATTTATGCCTGACGGTGCACTTTTTCCGACTGGCTTTAAATCAAATCCAGCTTCTTTTAAACTTTGATTATTCAATAAATTGTCACTTGATTTTATTTCACCATAATTACCTTTTTGCTTATTTGTAGCTATTTTTGCATCAAAATCATCTACATTTGTATTTTTGCTACTGCTAGGTTTACCGTTACCCGTACCTCCACCAGAAGACTGGATTTTTTGAATAGTATCCTTAGCATTTTGAATCGATTTATCCCAAACAAATCCACCATGTACAAAAAGACTAGCCCCAGTAGCTGTTGCAGCTATATCTAGTGGAATAACAATTGGAGACGCTAACCCACCAGTTCCTACTTCTGCCACGAAAGTTAAGAAATTAGATCCGCCTATAAGCGAAATACCTTCAAACATTTCTACAATGGACCCAGCTATTGATATAACATTTCCAGCCAACCTTCCAGCTTGGTAAGTTGTCTTACTTTCTAATTTATCATTCTCATGCGGTTGTAGTCCAACAAAGTTTTCTAGTGCTGCATCACCAGCACCTTGAAAAAATTCGATAACTCCATGCAAAAATGATTGAGCATAAATGGCTGTTTTTTCATGCCATGATCTATCGTCTTCCTGCTCTTGTAAGTTCAATTGTTGTTCTTGCAAATTAATTTCTTTCAGCTCGTTTTGACGAGCTTGTACTTCCATAATCCCCTGAATAGAACTCACCCAATCCATATTCAACCCTTTTGTACTAAACGTCCCACTCACAGAACTAAATCCTTTCCCGCTTTGCACTTCAGCGAGTCCGGCTGTGATGCTAGCTGCTAATTGGAGGGCGGTGCTGTAGTTGCTGCTGGATGAATGATTGAATTCATATAAATGCTCTAGTTTTTCTTCCAGTTTTTTTCTCATTGCACCTAATACCGTTACAATTGCACCTACTCCGGGCATTGGTGTAAGTACTTCTATTGCTTCTATACTTGTAATCGATTGATTAATTCCCCGTATTTGTTCTCTTATTTCTTGTTCAATCACATCTGTTGAAGCAACTTTCGCTTGGAACTCGTTTGGGAATGCTTTATTTTGGCGAATTAATTCTTCACATAAGCATATGATTCCTTGCGCTAATGGCCGAAATGTTTGGACAAGGTAGGCTTTTGCACTACTGTATGTTTGTCCTTGTAATACTGTATCTACCGCAAAGGCATCAATAGATTGAATAGCTTGTTCCATACTTTGAATCGTAGCATTACATATAGCGTTCATACTTTGAGTTTGACTTTGTACTTCTCCCAAATACATGTTTAAACTCATGTATTGACCTCCCTTTGTAGTTGCCGCTGTTCATAGGAAAGGTCGTTTTCTTTCTCACTGAGATGCCGTTTTTCTTTAAGCAACGTCTCTTTTTCGTTTTCTAATTCGAATGTAAGTTTTCTTTCATACTGTCCGATCTCTTGCCGCATATTCGTAAAAAGGTGAAATACTTCTTTGTCACCATGCCAAGTTTCTAGTATTCGGTTAAATAAACGATTGCTTCGATTTTTCCATTCATAAAAACTAGCCTCAGCTCGGTCTTGATTTTGCAGCGCAATTCGGTTTTCATTTTGTTCTTCAAATATACTTCGTAATTTTTGATTACATTGACTGATTCTCGTTTCAATTTCTTGACTCATCTTTTCTCCCTACCTTTTCCCCTTTACGTAGGCTGTTACATTATTGAAAAGTCTTTTGAAGTCCGTTATCCATTTTCTCAAATTCATTTGCTACGGAATGGATATTATCAATCGTCTGTTGAAAAGCAGCGCAAAATTGTTTCGTAATGTGTAAATTTTGCTGATTTGCTTCTTGTGCTTTGAAGTTCACAGATAGTGTAGTACGCGTTGCCTTATTTATAGTGCGACTAGTAGCACTTTGCATTCTATCTGAAGCATTTCTCATTTTCGTTGCAAGTTGCGTTGCCGTATGCAAATTACTTTGAAATTCTCCCATCACTTACTCCCCTCTACCTTTTATTTTCTAGAAAATTATACCATGGAAAAATATCCTAATAAACCGAATGTTCGAATTTAACATACAATTCACCACTGTCATTGAAGATAAGAGCAAAACTTCTATTTCAACATAACTGTACCGAAATTAGCTTCTACTTATACAAAAAAAGATGACCTCAGCTTTTTGCTAAAGTCATCTTTTTCACCATATTATTTTACTAACGTTCCATTATAAGCTTTTATATCAAGCGGAGCAGTTAAAAATTGTGCTGCTTTACTAACGAAAGATGTGAAGTGTTCACTCGTATTATGATTCGCAACTGCTTCTTCATCTTTCCATACTTCTACCATCGTATAAACATTTTCTTTTTCTGTATCTTTATATAAGTCATAAGATACATTTCCACTTTCTTCTCTTGAACCATGGATGAGTGGCTGAATTTGTTCTAAAAATGATTGTTGTTTTTCTGGATTCACTTGAAATATTGCGTGAATAATAATCATGGTGTTTCCCCTCTCATATCTCACTTATTTCTATTTGTATAAAATTACTTCCACTCAGCAACTTTTTCAATTGGAAGACGTACTGATGGATAACCACTGTCAGCAGCTTTTCCGATTGAAATTAACATAACTGGTACGTGGCGTTCTTTATCTAATCCGAATGCTTCTGCGATTTGGTCTTTTTCAAATCCACCAATTGGGCAAGTGTCATAACCGTGAGCACGAGCTGCTAGCATAAATTGCATTGCTACAAGACCACCATCAATTAAAACTGTATCTTTCATTACTTCTGGTGTAACCATTGAGAAGTAACCTGAAAGTTTTTGCATTTGATCTTCTTTTACTTCAGCTGGCATTAAACCACGCTCTACTGCTGTACCGTAAATTTCTTCTGCGTTATCAAAGTTGTTTAAGTCACCAAATACAGCGATCATTGCTGAAGATGTTTCTACTTGAGATTGATTGAATTTCGCAAGTGGCGCAAGTGTTGCTTTTGCTTCGTCACTTTCAATAACTAAGAATCTCCATGGTTGCATGTTTACAGAAGATGGTGCAAGTGTTGCTTCTGTAAGAATTTCAGTCATCTCTTCTTTACTAATTTTCACTGAAGGATCGTACTTACGAATTGAACGACGTCCTGTTAAAATTTCGTTAAAATCATTTGTTTTTACTGAGTTAGTCATAGTTGTATTCTCCCTTTTTTATAATTCTTTTATGTTTTCTTGAATGCGGTCTAACATCGTTAAAAGATTGTCGCGCTCTTCTTCACTTAATCCTTTAAATGCTGAAGTGGCGAAACGCTCTTTTTCCTCTTGATACACTTGAATTTTATTTCGCCCCTCTTCTGTAAGAGAAACTAACGTAATTCTGTTATCATCTGGATTTTTACGTCTTGTAATCATTCCGTTTGCTTCCAGCTGTTTTAAATGCCTCGTAATCGCGGCATTATCAATATTCACTTCTTGCTGAAGTGCTTTTTGACTAATTTCATCTACTTCATATAACTGAAGTATAAGCTCTAGTCTAGATTGACTCATACCCGTACAACCTTCAAACTTCGAACTTACTTCTTTATTGAGGAAGTGTAATTTATATAAAATTATTGCTTCTTTTGAGCATGAACTTGTCAAATTACCCCTCCTTTACATCCAAACCAAAAACGTTTGATGCATCAATAGTTGATATGTCAATTAATATAATCTATATCGATTTATAATGCAAGCATTTTGTTTTCTTTTTACCCCGCTTTAACGGGCAGTAAGGCTTCCCTCTCAAAATTTTCGAAAACAAGGAAGTTAGGTGGGAGCTCCACTGCCCGTAAAAGCCCGATTGGTTCAACTAATAATCAGTGGGTTGAAAAACTCCCACTGATTAAAGTTTCACTTTATTTTTCCAAATTAAGGCGCTTTGTCACATTACAAAAAATGTTAATTGCATTATAATAGTACTAATTTAAATGACTGGAGAGTGATTGTAATGCGGCACTACACAAATAGAAATGAGGAAATAAAAATGGAAAATGAAATGAGGATATTTATATATGACAACAATAAATATAGGGATTGTCGCGCACGTAGA
This Bacillus mycoides DNA region includes the following protein-coding sequences:
- a CDS encoding PoNi-like cognate immunity protein, translating into MRDQLCIEEKCKRGIEYHKEFIEENREEIKSLEEDEKNGIQRYPNDNKSIILENHLSNFIHEMNDIRAMYSLGEDISTMEAYFYNALDDLEYTGTHKIGYIYMLWVISLGILLETDKKNIERLKKIVDKKNMNDAVIDFLVCASDIGYTKMTNRYYKDNPYAKTREIIELAQIDKKEASKRLQTYMEKEWFKGHYDYEWKNAHKEPGYVGYWSFETAALVKILELDDISLKDNNHYPYDLAHYKNEMKFKHIDLSEYHYEDETEEIVDIVEGIENNPALENIIPPKWHSLVNELIHDYENMDDSSFYEKYKKTIGIGQVWFLPQEYEEENEQKDLLGSLIVFALTVRDYILQLDYKEDLEDYIDNLKNFWNGSETKLVQFILENDQNYYAWVPEGVNIPNMYEVKIESVDVEEVL
- a CDS encoding T7SS effector LXG polymorphic toxin, which gives rise to MSLNMYLGEVQSQTQSMNAICNATIQSMEQAIQSIDAFAVDTVLQGQTYSSAKAYLVQTFRPLAQGIICLCEELIRQNKAFPNEFQAKVASTDVIEQEIREQIRGINQSITSIEAIEVLTPMPGVGAIVTVLGAMRKKLEEKLEHLYEFNHSSSSNYSTALQLAASITAGLAEVQSGKGFSSVSGTFSTKGLNMDWVSSIQGIMEVQARQNELKEINLQEQQLNLQEQEDDRSWHEKTAIYAQSFLHGVIEFFQGAGDAALENFVGLQPHENDKLESKTTYQAGRLAGNVISIAGSIVEMFEGISLIGGSNFLTFVAEVGTGGLASPIVIPLDIAATATGASLFVHGGFVWDKSIQNAKDTIQKIQSSGGGTGNGKPSSSKNTNVDDFDAKIATNKQKGNYGEIKSSDNLLNNQSLKEAGFDLKPVGKSAPSGINDKIVKGIDGLYENTNAESKIKYVIDEAKFGSSQLGKTKDGRQMSNDWLKGSETGKSRILKAVEGDEVLAEQITKALQKGKVERVLSKVDSSGKVKTFKIDSKGNIVGEWP
- a CDS encoding DUF3958 family protein; translation: MSQEIETRISQCNQKLRSIFEEQNENRIALQNQDRAEASFYEWKNRSNRLFNRILETWHGDKEVFHLFTNMRQEIGQYERKLTFELENEKETLLKEKRHLSEKENDLSYEQRQLQREVNT
- a CDS encoding TIGR04197 family type VII secretion effector; amino-acid sequence: MGEFQSNLHTATQLATKMRNASDRMQSATSRTINKATRTTLSVNFKAQEANQQNLHITKQFCAAFQQTIDNIHSVANEFEKMDNGLQKTFQ
- a CDS encoding putative quinol monooxygenase: MIIIHAIFQVNPEKQQSFLEQIQPLIHGSREESGNVSYDLYKDTEKENVYTMVEVWKDEEAVANHNTSEHFTSFVSKAAQFLTAPLDIKAYNGTLVK
- a CDS encoding nitroreductase family protein is translated as MTNSVKTNDFNEILTGRRSIRKYDPSVKISKEEMTEILTEATLAPSSVNMQPWRFLVIESDEAKATLAPLAKFNQSQVETSSAMIAVFGDLNNFDNAEEIYGTAVERGLMPAEVKEDQMQKLSGYFSMVTPEVMKDTVLIDGGLVAMQFMLAARAHGYDTCPIGGFEKDQIAEAFGLDKERHVPVMLISIGKAADSGYPSVRLPIEKVAEWK
- a CDS encoding MarR family winged helix-turn-helix transcriptional regulator; translated protein: MTSSCSKEAIILYKLHFLNKEVSSKFEGCTGMSQSRLELILQLYEVDEISQKALQQEVNIDNAAITRHLKQLEANGMITRRKNPDDNRITLVSLTEEGRNKIQVYQEEKERFATSAFKGLSEEERDNLLTMLDRIQENIKEL